atcttacctgaccacttctccccgttccctcaagatgatagggacagggcaagacaagacgttcgggtcaaccgtggctccaagaaccataccctgcgccctggcagaaaaagtactgccaggggatgacgggacgggtgctttagacccttttggGCGTCGcagggcccgaaaggttgtacaggtgcgtgctcctcgccctgtagagttgtaggcgccgccttcagccctgggacacgaaacccgacgaagatataagACAATCGCTACGCTCCAGAAGAAGATTtgttatctccacgaacgacgggtattccatcaccacgctatggacccgagggagcggcgcccgcttcccgacccctcaggaccgcctagtcagaaggccttgaccatggcgttactccggaccccgacccctcgtccctccgacgaagactcacaggaaccagaaggcgtgcggagcaaggctgggaaaggccaataagtcaaaaccactgtactacagcccataccttgtgtagggcagcattctgtaatcaacctgacattctacagagacatcgacagtattgtaggcacttatcttccttagcactcatcagaataaaggaccaggccgggtagacgtgagccacaagattagataaggccctcatccttgtaaagccagccccttcatctataaaaggggaggcgcttCTCCCATAAATGGGAGACCGCACAAGACCACGCAGAGATagacacagtcaagctgctacgaagctcttgacctcctttcaacctttccatcagagacttagggaccagtccctctctcgatcgtttgtaccccttactacaaaccgttcacggtactaataacacgagcagcaacaaactagacgtagggactttcggcccgaaccagtataaatcttatgtcctttagcgcaccatccgagcctaacgcgcattactataaatttacttgtcggtgcttgtacgaaacaccgacaaacgGGTTCTTTATTCATTATTTTAAAAATACAATAAGGGAGAAGGGGATTCAACCTTGTGTGGACTAAAGGCCTATTGTCACTAGTATGTTGCCTATGCTAATGCTACGGTGTCATTTAAAAATACAATTCAACCAACCAAAAGATAATATATGCGCCTGCGCCACACCGCCTGCCTTCGGCCGGGCCGTCGGCGCCACCAAACCATGCCCGTCAGGGCGGCCCTCACTGCCGGTCGAGCCCCAATTAGGCTCAGTCTTCCCCTAGCCCAACTCCTCCCTCTCATCCATCCTCCCTactaaagggtcgagatggcgactagaggggggtgaatagtcttttctaaaacttaatcgtgtcggctaaccaatacaaatgcggaatttaaactaacggtctagccaagactacaccccactatatatgttcactagcaccttgcaaagataacaattaagcaacaaaaatgtcgggctagctagagctctcctaaacaattctaggagcaaggttacacaaacctatgccactagtactttaagcgacaagggagctcctacacatgctagtaggcaaaagcacaaagctaactaagctcactagcaatgctcaataacaaggcaaccaatgcctaattagagagcgcaaatacttagctacacaaactaagcaatgtgactaacaaggttactaaaaccaaattagccacgcaagggagctacttctatgctacacaagcaagaaggtaattagcaagctacgcaagctatctaattacaagagcaacaacacaagcttaatgtatatgaaagtaaacgcaagcttgtgtaacggggatgcaaaccaacgggaagaacaaggttgacacgatgatttttctcccgaggttcacgtgtttgccaacacgctagtccccgttgtgtcgaccgctcacttggtggttcggcggctaattagcatcacccgctaatcccgcacgtcgggcgccgcaagaacctaccccttgagtgagggtagctcaatgacacgctttactagagttgctcttcgcggctcccgtggggcgagcacaatgcccctcacaagcacttctccggagcgccgcacaagcttcttgcgcgcttcgacggagaccaccaccaagccgtctaggaggtggcaacctccaagagtaacaagcaccaccggcttgcaactcgatcacctagtgccactcgatgcaacctcacgatgcaatcgcactagaatcgctcactcacacaatcgaatgatcactatcaagtatatgtgtgatggagggctcccaagcactcacaagcatggacactaagtcccttgaggtgctccactccagccatggccgagggccacttctatttatagccccaagggctaaactagctgttaccccttcactgggcaacggtcgggccgaccggacgctccggtcgtgttgaccggacgctggacctcagcgtccggtcgctcacagacgaccacgtgtcctggttccaacAGTCATTTgtcttgaccggacgctccagcttcaacttgaccggacgctggaccctcagcgtccggttgtttccagtaagctcccgagcatgaccagacgcgtccggtcgaacgcgatcggacgcagccagcgtccggtcactctccagctactgctacactccacgtcagtgcgaccggacgcagcctgccagcgtccggtgcattcagatccagcgtccggtcagttgaccgacgccagcatcttctccattctcttcacccttgctcaagtgtgctaaccacaagaatttgcatccggcgcaatagaaaataggcattccattttcccgaaagcgccgaacccatctcaaccctgcaaacaccaccgcctttgtaaatgtgccaacaccaccaagtgtacaccaccatgtgtaagtgtgttagcattttcataatcatttcccaaaggatgttagccactcaacttgccacaccactcgatcctagcgacaatgcaaagttagatcactcgagtggcactagatgaccgatatgcaaataagtttgcccctcatgatagtacggccatctatcctaaacccggtcataaacttctctacacacctatgaccgatgaaatgaaatgccctaggttatacctttgccttgcgtattccattctatctccttcaatgtcgatgcaacacatgcaccaacacgatcaacaatgatatgatccactttatatcatcacatgatcatattggttcatcgatcttgactttacttgctcttcaccgttgccatcgtccatcggcgccaagtcttgctcaagcttcaccgccacgcgatccatcactccaaagcctttgacttgcccttcacgcttgcaaccggtccatcaagccaagtcttgtcttgatcttctccaccttgatcacatgactcaatgtcatgtctcatgtgcatttaagctccttcatcatcacatgtgtgagctttgcaacatctccaagccattttcaccttcatggcatatgttgctcacacacatgtacctgtggactaatcacctgtgtatctcacataaacacaattagtccacctaagttgtcattcaattaccaaaaccaaacaaggacctttcacctacctAGGCCTGAATGGCCAGTAGCCACCAGGCATTCTCCCTAGCCCCTCTCTCGCTAGGTTGGAAGGGCCAAGGCCCACCCGGCTTCCctagcttcctccctccctcaccTGCCCAAGGCCGCTCACGCCCTCTCTCTTTTCGTCTGGGCCGAAAGGCCAAAAGCCCACCCGACTTTTTCccacctccctcctccctctggcACTAAGTTGAGATGCATTTTTTTGTGACATGCATTTACTTATGTCACAAAGTTGAGATGCCTCTAGAAAAAATGTCATAAATCATTTGATCCTAACATTTTGACCTGATGCCATGCCATATATGTCATAGAGTGACACATTTCTTGTAGCGATACCGAGTCCCCTTGCCGAAGCCCGCATTCTGGTATGAACTCATCAATTAGCTCTCCATTGACTCTGATATTGTATTTCACCGATGAGACACGTTTCATCACCAGCTCGATCGATCTCCTGTCAAAGCCTAATTTCTGCATCATATCTCGGAGGAAATTCCATTCAACTCTATCATACGCCTTGTTCATATAGAGTTTTATAGCTGCATAaccttcctttcctttctttctcttctttgtatAGCACGTCATCTATGAAGGAGAATAGAATTGGTGGAATTGGATGATATATTGCATTGGGCCTCATGGGCTAATTATATAGAGTACATAGGACTAACACCTCACGTGGGTAgacaatgtggtactattcctaTTTACTCTAACATCCCCCCGCAGTCACAGTGGGAGCGCTGCAGATGGTGAGACTGGAGAAGAAGCTGACAAGATAACATCCCCCGTAGTCATAACAGTCGATGCGTCGCATATGCTGTGGCTGGAGAAGAAGCCAATGAGTCCTCATGCAAGGCGGTAGCCCTTTGTGCTGATGTCGAGGTAGCTAAGCATGAGGGTGCAATAGCCTTGGTCGAAGAAGCCATGCTAAAGATGGCCGGGGTCGACGTAGTTGTGGTCGGGCTACCATGTCGATGGAGCTGCAGGCGCACAAGGGGCGCCATGGTGATGACGGAGACGCATCGAGGCAGTCGTCGTGGAAAGGGGCGATGTCGAAGTCAACATAGTCAGGGCCATCGTAGACGTAGAAGAAAGGCGATGACACAATCGAGGCAGACGGGGtgggaacgggagggtcgatCCCGAAGTCGATGCAGTCAAGCCGCCTGAGCGCCGAGGCGCGGCTGGGTTTGCTAGACCCAACAACACGTCGGGGACGAAAGCACGCGTCGGTGTTGCCAATACCAGGCGTATAAGGGAGAGGGCCCCAACCACGGTGTTGCTGATGACGTGGTTGTGCAGGACGAAGAAGAAGTAGTGCGGTAGTAGATGCGTTGGTGAGCAGAGCTCAGTGACGACGTGAGGTGTGCCACCGGCGAGCATGGCTCAGCGATGGCGCGGGTAGCGACAGCTCGATGGTGAAGACCCAACCAGCAGGACGAAGACCTTGTGCAGACGGATGGCACAACAGGGATTACGCAGCATAGTCGTCGATGCACAGGTGATGGCGATGTAGATGCAATGGCAAAGCGGACACATGGACGGAGGTGATGTGGCCCGATGAGGCGACACAGCAGTAGCCCTGTTGCTCGAAGAAGATGCGCGTAGTACTCGACGATGGTGTCGATGACGAGCCGATGGGGCGTGCAACCATGCTAGGACGACCGATGCACAACCAATAGGCCCAGCCGATGGCATGCCGGGGCAGCTGATCGCCCAGTCGATGCCGACGTCGGAGTAGTACCCGCGAGGTCGACGGGCGGTGGGCGACTCAATCTCGATCAGTGATTAGGCAAACCAAAAAGATACAGCAGCAGGGGATCGGGTGTACCAAGCGAGATGGCACGATGGCGGCGGTGCGACCCGATCAGGTGGTGAAATGCGCACGGCGGGTTGTGGACGCGCTGGGTCGAAGGTGCCGATGCGGATCGACGTGGTGGAGATGGGCAGATCTGCCCGACAGCAGCGATACACCAGATCTAGCTACCTCCATGGCATGGCAGGGTCTGGGCGTGTGGCCGGGCCTGGCCGCCACCACGGCAGCCTGGGACAGTATGAGATCCACTGCCTCCATGCGACGACGATCAAGAAGGTGTTGATGGCGACAACTAGCGACAAGCCCGAGGACAAGGCGGCGGCGGCCTGGTGACGTTGGGGAGAACCCGATCTGCTGCGCGACGACTACAATGGTAGCCGGATCAATAAGATCGGGAGCCTAAATGGGGGCGCTGCCCCCCGGTGGAGATCGACCTCTCCCGGGGCCTCGCGgtgcggaagcggcggcggctacGGCTAGGGTTAGGATCTAAAACCTAGGCGAATGATACAATGAAGGAGAATAGAATTGATGGAATTGGATGATATATTGCATTGGGCCTCATGGGCTAATTATATAGAGTACATAGGATTAACACCTTACGTGGGTAGATAATGTGGTACTATTCCTATTTACTCTAACAATCTCATATGCTATGAGTATATTATCCAAAATGAGTCTTCCCGGGATGAAGGCACTTTGTGATGGTGCTATGATATCCGGGAGAATTCGCTTCAGTCTATTCGATAACACCTTGGACACCAGCTTGTTTATCACGTACATAGACTAATAGGTCTCAAATCCTTTATATTTTCTGGGCCTTGGACTTGAGGAATCAGAACAATGGTAGTTTCATTCCATCTCTCCGGCATCGGTCCACCCCGCAAAACATTGAGGACGTTTGTGACCACCTCCTCCCCTACTATCTCTCAAAACTCTTTGTAGAAGAGAGCCGGTAGCCCGTCTGACCCTAGTGCCTTCAAGTTTCTGATTGCCTTTAGGGCCTCAACCACCTCCTCACTTCTAAAATCCTTCATTAGTGTCCCATTCATTTCAAACGTAACTTTGGTCTCAACATAATACAATAACCATGTGTATTTTGGTTACCAGATGACCTGGATAGCTCAGAAAAATAGTTAGTGATAAGACCCCCTcttctctccttcttcctctaccCAACCCCCATTCTCCTTTCTAAGCTTTCCTATCTATtacttctcttcctctctgtacACGAAGCATGGAAAAACGCAGTATTCCCATCACCAAACTGCATCCATTTTACATGTGCACGCTCTCCCGTAAGTGTCCACATGCTCTTCCACCTTCTCCAGTTTATACCGCAACACACCTTCCCTATTGATTTGGTCTTTTCTCATCACCCCTCTCCTACATTTCTCCAACTCCCCCTTTAGATGTTTTCTCCTTCTCTCAAGATCTCAAAGAACGTTTGTTCTCCAACTCGCCAAGGCACCAACCACTTCCTCTAAAGCCATATCCAATTACGATGGATATacacactacgtaaaaaacggttTTTAGCAACGGGATAAATTTttttaggggcgactggtgatggagccacccctacagtgacgtgctcggaatccacgagaccagccgcccctacaaataaaacagcaggggcggctggtgatacgagccacccctacaaataggtaggatttgtaggggcggctcaatcaccagccgccctcgGTGTTTCTAtttataggagcggctggtgattgaaccgcccttagaAATGCCCAACGTACGGTATAAACCGTCCGAAATATCTAcggcctcctctctctctctccctcactctccctctcctccgaCTCTCCGAGCCCCTCCGTTTCTCCCccacgccgcccctccctctccccacgCGGTGACGGGACCTCCCTCTCCAGTGGAGGCGCACGGCGTCGCACCCCCCTCTTCTCCGCGCGGCGGCACTCGGCGGCGCACCCTAGGGTGGCAGGGGTTCTGCCGGGTGGGACGAGGAGTCCATCCTCGCCGCGATGGTCGTCGAGGACACCCCCATCCGCGAGTCCCGTCACAAGAGGCAggcctccacctcctccgccgGCGGCAGCGCCGGATCCAGCACCAGGTACGGCGGCCGACCCGCCTAATTCTTTTCCTGCTCGGCTTCTCGCCGGTACGGTGGAGCAATAGCCCTGCTTTTACACCAGTCTGCTGTTTTTCTTCGTTTCTCCCGTTCAGCTCGCCTATACGTTCGATTCGGCCGTTTTCTGCATCAACGGGGCCAAGCGACCACCGGCGCCGCCGCCCTACTCCCAGCTGCCCAGGTCCCTTCGCCGACGACGAGCGCCCACCACAGCAGGTACTCTTTCCCCCCTCTCTCCCCTTCCTTCTCTGCAAAACTGAGCACCCGGCCCCGAACCCTATCCGGATCTGATCTAATCACAAGTCTAAGTGTATGCATGTGGCTTCGCGCGCTCGGCTCCGGTCACCCGTCGATCCACGCAACCATGGTAAGCGAGCCTCATCTCGTCTGGTTAAGTACGTGGATCTAGGTGCAATATCTGTAGCAGTGGGGGTTCCTGAGAGCGTAGATTTGCGTGGAAATTTTTTTGATTGGAGCTTGTGCTCTGTGGGCTGCTGCATCGCAATCGTGATTCGTCTTTCGCTGAATTAGTTGACTGTAATTCGTACTCCTGAGTTGAAGACTGAAGTGATGTGCTGGGGTAATTCTGTTGTGAATCTAATCGCGATATCAGTCTTCTAGGTGAAGATGTTTAGCTGTCAAATGCAATATTTGAGATGTGCTTTTAAAACTGTGGAAGTATTGATACGGCTAGAAAGTAGAAACTACTACTTACAAACTTAAGAgtcggccccgttcgctggtctgaaacttggctgaaactggctgaaaaacattgttctggctgaattgttgtgagagaaaaacactgttccggctgaaaaaagaagtcgaacaagccaaatatggggtaagccgaacatggccgGAGATGCTGATTACCTACTGCTTACGAGCTAAGAGTTAGATATGCTGATTACCTGGGGATTTGCTTGGGTTGGAAGTATTTACGAAGCTGGAAAGTCATGTTTTGCAAGGTTTATTGTTTCCCAATATCAATATACATTGTGATGCTAATCTAGTTTTAATCCTTGAAATGATTGACTTGATTAGTATACTGAGATTGATTTGCTGTTGAATGGCTTCTATCCGTTTTTTCGCTCAACACAATTTCGTAGTATAAATCCACAGACAGGCTATTTATTCATACTGCATTGTGCTCAATTAGTATGGCCTTTTGGTCCTCTTAGGCTCTTAAAATTAGAACATGAGGTGAACTCAGGTTCACTCGTTGTGCATGGTGAAATTGTTTCTGGAGGCTGTCAACATGACAATAAGTTCAATCTAATCTGATAGTCATATATTTTTGCAGTCGAGGAGGAAGACCAGGGAGCCCAAGGAGGAGAACGTTACCCTTGGACCCACTGTCCGTGAAGGAGAGTCTGTCTTTGGTGTTGCTCACATCTTTGCATCCTTCAATGACACCTTCATTGTAAGTGctggatgttttttttttttctgtggaTGGACCTTTTTATTCCCTTCCCCAGTTTAAATGTGATGTTGTAATATTGGGGATTGATTTGGGAGTTGCTCATTGTGCAGATTTGCCTGGAGATCTGCTTTGAGCCGACCACCACGCCTTGTGGGCACAGGTAATTTCTAACTGTGCTTTTGGAAAAAAAAGTGGTTGCTTGCATTCTGTATGCAAAGAGAAGAAATAAAAAACTTTCCCTGGTTCATTTTGTTTGTGCCGTGTGCAACCGTAGGATGTCAGTTGCTTCCTGTGAGTTGCACAATTCATTTTGTATGCTGATTGCCTGTCAGAAAGTGATTTCTTCTGTTGTTAAAAGTGCAGTTTAACGAATGATCTTGGAATTGTAAAATTCTGTTGGTTAGTGTCGGAGAAGCCTGTTAATTACCCCGGGCAAATGGACCACAAAAGCTTACAATGTACATGTGCACTTCTTGCGCATTTGCAATTCCTTTTTTTTTCCTGATTTTGTTTATATACAAGACTGGAGTACTAGGATTTTCATTGGTACTTTGACTGTGCTTTGACACGCATATCTCATTTCACAGAAGGAAACCGTGTTGGTTCTAGAGGAGAACCAATCCTTGGAAAATGCTCATCGAACATTGCTGCAGGAGCTTGTGGTAACTTTCTATGTGGCTACACTGTCCTTTGATCTCACTTGATGATAAATTGGTTAGGGAGTGTTGTCGGCACGTGCATTTTTCTGGGTCATTGCATCTGTTCTGAGCAGTAGGGTTTTAATGATTATTTCTAAAAGAAAACGGAAGGTGTGGCTGCATTTTTATTTGCAATCCTAGAAAATTACATTGATTGCTGATTCTGTTTTATATGGAGTGTGTATTTCCATATTTCATTTGCAATCTTAGAAATCAACATTGATTGCTGATTCTGTTTTTATTAAATCTGTATTCTTAGTCATCTGCAGTGCAATCGGGTAAAAAGATCATGCAATATGGGAATTCATTGGATAGTGGAGAAAGTAACTGCCTGATAACTCGCCTTCTTGGTCAGTTGCAGTTCTTCCAACATTCTTTGTTCAAATCCATACCTATCTGAGGACCTTATGGCATcactttctctttttttcttgaaCACTATTTGGTGCCTGTGTAGCATTAGTTTCTGTTATGAGAAAACAATGTTCTTCCATGATAGATATTGTGCTTTATCTTTGCGAAAGAGGGCATGTTGAGGGTGATATGGTATT
The nucleotide sequence above comes from Miscanthus floridulus cultivar M001 chromosome 18, ASM1932011v1, whole genome shotgun sequence. Encoded proteins:
- the LOC136522155 gene encoding uncharacterized protein isoform X2; protein product: MVVEDTPIRESRHKRQASTSSAGGSAGSSTSSPIRSIRPFSASTGPSDHRRRRPTPSCPGPFADDERPPQQSRRKTREPKEENVTLGPTVREGESVFGVAHIFASFNDTFIICLEICFEPTTTPCGHRTNPWKMLIEHCCRSLW
- the LOC136522155 gene encoding uncharacterized protein isoform X3, which encodes MVVEDTPIRESRHKRQASTSSAGGSAGSSTSSPIRSIRPFSASTGPSDHRRRRPTPSCPGPFADDERPPQQSRRKTREPKEENVTLGPTVREGESVFGVAHIFASFNDTFIICLEICFEPTTTPCGHRRKPCWF
- the LOC136522155 gene encoding uncharacterized protein isoform X1, translating into MVVEDTPIRESRHKRQASTSSAGGSAGSSTSSPIRSIRPFSASTGPSDHRRRRPTPSCPGPFADDERPPQQSRRKTREPKEENVTLGPTVREGESVFGVAHIFASFNDTFIICLEICFEPTTTPCGHSLTNDLGIVKFCWLVSEKPVNYPGQMDHKSLQ